The following are from one region of the Salicibibacter kimchii genome:
- a CDS encoding DsbA family oxidoreductase gives MNVEIWSDIACPFCYIGKRKFEDGLQQFSRRDDVNVTFKSFQLDPNAEIEQSQTNAEMLAGKYGMSVEKAKEMTQQVEDQAKEVGLDYKLESSVLTNTKDAHRLTHFAKEEGKMEEMVERLLRAYFTEGKHVGDHDTLVSLAEEVGLVGGAVRSMLDSDRYEDIVREEMQEGADIGVQGVPFFVFNRKYAVSGAQPASAFLEVLEKVQEEENENKINIVSQGDSCTDESC, from the coding sequence ATGAACGTCGAAATATGGTCGGACATCGCTTGTCCGTTTTGCTATATTGGAAAACGAAAATTTGAGGATGGTCTGCAACAATTTTCCCGCCGTGACGACGTGAATGTAACGTTTAAAAGTTTTCAACTCGACCCCAATGCAGAAATAGAACAATCGCAAACGAACGCTGAGATGCTTGCAGGAAAATACGGCATGTCCGTGGAGAAGGCGAAAGAAATGACCCAACAAGTCGAAGACCAGGCGAAAGAGGTCGGTTTGGATTACAAATTGGAATCTTCCGTATTGACAAATACAAAAGATGCCCATCGCCTTACTCATTTTGCAAAAGAAGAAGGAAAAATGGAAGAAATGGTGGAGCGTTTGTTGCGGGCATATTTCACAGAAGGAAAACACGTTGGCGATCATGATACACTCGTCTCCCTTGCGGAGGAAGTAGGGCTCGTCGGGGGAGCTGTCCGTTCCATGCTGGACAGTGATCGGTATGAAGATATAGTTCGGGAAGAAATGCAAGAAGGGGCAGATATCGGTGTGCAGGGCGTGCCGTTCTTCGTCTTTAATCGCAAATATGCAGTATCCGGTGCCCAGCCGGCGAGTGCGTTTCTAGAGGTGCTGGAAAAAGTGCAAGAAGAAGAAAATGAAAATAAGATTAATATCGTCAGCCAAGGAGACAGTTGCACGGATGAATCATGTTAA
- a CDS encoding NCS2 family permease, translating into MKHYFRFEEHNTTYGKETLAGTTTFLAMAYILFVNPLILGDAGMDMGAVFAATAIAAAIGTAIMGLWGKYPIALAPGMGLNAFFAYTVVLGMGIDWEIALFGVFASGIIFIILTLFKLREVIINAIPAELKYASASGIGLFIAFVGLQNAEIVVPDESTYVALGNMTSPTTLLAIFGLVVTVIFVVLGFRGGIFYGMALTAVAGVVTGFVEMPSAIVDSIPSLAPTFGAAFTGIAEVEWTSAMIMQLLIVILTFLFVDFFDTAGTLYAVANQAGYVKNNRLPNAGRALLSDASASSVGAVLGTSTTTAFVESTSGVAAGGRTGFTSLVTAALFLLSLFFSPLLAVVTEAVTAAALIVVGVMMASALRLIEWDKIEIALPAFLTVVAMPLTYSIANGIALGFMFYPITMLLKGEGKKVHPIMYGLFFVFVGYIFFL; encoded by the coding sequence TTGAAACATTATTTTCGTTTTGAGGAACATAACACAACATATGGCAAAGAGACACTGGCCGGGACCACGACGTTTTTGGCTATGGCCTATATTTTGTTTGTGAACCCGCTCATTCTAGGTGACGCGGGGATGGATATGGGCGCGGTTTTTGCGGCCACGGCCATCGCGGCCGCCATCGGAACGGCGATTATGGGTCTGTGGGGCAAGTATCCGATTGCTTTAGCGCCGGGAATGGGCTTGAACGCTTTTTTCGCTTACACGGTCGTTTTAGGGATGGGGATCGACTGGGAGATCGCGCTTTTCGGGGTGTTTGCCTCCGGTATTATTTTTATTATCCTAACGCTTTTTAAGCTTCGCGAAGTGATCATCAACGCGATTCCTGCGGAACTGAAATACGCGTCCGCCAGCGGGATCGGGCTATTTATCGCATTTGTTGGACTGCAAAATGCAGAAATCGTTGTGCCTGATGAATCCACCTATGTAGCGCTCGGTAACATGACGTCACCGACCACGCTATTAGCGATATTTGGGCTTGTCGTGACTGTCATATTTGTGGTGCTAGGATTTCGCGGCGGCATCTTTTACGGAATGGCGTTAACAGCCGTTGCAGGGGTCGTCACCGGATTTGTGGAGATGCCTTCTGCCATTGTTGATTCGATTCCGAGTCTCGCTCCCACATTCGGCGCTGCCTTTACCGGGATCGCAGAAGTGGAGTGGACATCGGCGATGATCATGCAATTGCTCATCGTTATCCTTACTTTCTTATTCGTCGACTTTTTCGACACGGCGGGAACGCTCTATGCCGTTGCCAACCAGGCCGGCTATGTAAAAAATAACAGGCTTCCGAACGCCGGACGCGCGCTTTTATCAGATGCTTCCGCCTCCTCTGTCGGTGCGGTTTTAGGAACTTCAACGACGACAGCGTTCGTAGAATCGACATCCGGGGTTGCTGCCGGCGGCCGGACAGGATTTACCTCTCTGGTGACCGCGGCTCTGTTCCTGTTGTCACTCTTTTTCTCCCCATTGCTCGCGGTAGTCACGGAAGCGGTAACGGCAGCGGCTTTGATCGTCGTTGGGGTGATGATGGCCTCGGCGCTGCGTTTGATCGAGTGGGACAAGATCGAAATCGCACTTCCAGCTTTCCTCACCGTCGTCGCGATGCCGCTTACGTATAGCATCGCCAACGGGATTGCACTCGGGTTCATGTTTTATCCAATTACAATGTTATTAAAAGGAGAAGGAAAAAAAGTGCATCCGATTATGTACGGGTTGTTTTTCGTCTTTGTTGGTTACATTTTCTTTTTGTAA
- the csaA gene encoding chaperone CsaA, which produces MATIDDFMKLDMRVGTVLKAAHLSGAKIPAITMDIDFGDEIGIKASSAQVTQRYEPGTLIGEQVVAIINFPPRKIAGFTSEVLVIGGVPEKGDVVLLKPEMPLPNGTTIS; this is translated from the coding sequence TTGGCTACGATCGATGATTTTATGAAACTGGACATGCGTGTCGGAACCGTTTTAAAAGCCGCACACCTCAGCGGCGCAAAAATCCCCGCCATTACGATGGATATTGATTTCGGGGACGAGATAGGCATTAAAGCATCAAGTGCTCAAGTCACACAGCGTTACGAACCGGGCACATTAATCGGGGAGCAAGTAGTCGCGATTATTAACTTCCCCCCTCGTAAAATAGCCGGCTTCACCTCCGAAGTACTTGTCATTGGCGGTGTTCCGGAAAAAGGGGATGTCGTTTTACTAAAACCGGAAATGCCATTGCCGAATGGAACGACCATTTCCTAA